In Polaromonas sp. JS666, one genomic interval encodes:
- a CDS encoding ABC transporter substrate-binding protein, with amino-acid sequence MTHDIQRRTLVKAGAALASTALGFPALNALAQNRKFSGKTLRILTWSDDTGLAVLRNIAQTFEAQTGAKVIADRTGSTSEMVAKLKAGGNRPQYDVITLAGVGAVTLANAGLLEKPDLNQLPNLQSVDARFRTGADGHGIGYLLWTGGMLYNTRTFKAAPTSYEEMWNPKYAKRVFLPPATWTDSLDTIVAAAKLTGGSATNVEGGFKKLAELKDRVLTFGENPTQIAELFRSNSLDIGAVYAPAFFAKELKDPNSGLGATYNLKEGFFADLMYTIMPKAHPGESSLIHAFINHSLDPVVQGKMAEDVLNGPVNLKAVLSPEAQKSPFIIKPEQLGSTAVIHDKAVIAAVRDSWIKRYTQTFS; translated from the coding sequence ATGACACACGATATCCAACGACGCACCTTGGTCAAGGCAGGCGCCGCGCTGGCCTCCACGGCACTGGGCTTTCCGGCACTCAATGCGCTTGCCCAAAATCGCAAGTTCTCAGGGAAAACCCTGCGTATCCTGACCTGGTCGGACGATACGGGTCTGGCGGTGCTACGCAACATTGCGCAAACCTTTGAAGCCCAAACGGGTGCCAAGGTCATTGCCGACCGCACGGGCAGCACCTCCGAGATGGTCGCCAAGCTCAAGGCTGGCGGCAATCGCCCGCAATACGATGTGATCACGCTGGCAGGTGTCGGTGCCGTCACCCTGGCCAATGCCGGCCTGCTGGAAAAGCCCGACCTGAACCAGTTGCCCAACCTGCAGAGCGTGGACGCGCGGTTTCGCACCGGGGCCGATGGGCACGGCATTGGTTACCTGCTGTGGACTGGCGGCATGCTGTACAACACGCGTACCTTCAAGGCGGCACCGACCAGCTACGAGGAAATGTGGAACCCCAAATACGCCAAGAGGGTGTTTTTGCCGCCGGCGACCTGGACGGACTCGCTGGACACCATCGTGGCCGCGGCCAAGCTGACCGGCGGCAGCGCGACCAATGTGGAAGGCGGCTTCAAGAAGCTGGCCGAGCTCAAGGATCGGGTCCTGACCTTTGGCGAGAATCCGACGCAGATCGCCGAACTGTTCCGCTCCAATTCGCTGGACATTGGTGCGGTATACGCCCCGGCCTTCTTTGCCAAGGAACTCAAGGATCCCAACTCCGGTCTGGGCGCCACGTACAACCTGAAGGAAGGCTTTTTTGCCGACCTGATGTACACCATCATGCCCAAGGCCCATCCCGGCGAATCGTCGCTGATCCATGCCTTCATCAACCACTCGCTGGACCCGGTCGTGCAAGGGAAAATGGCCGAGGATGTGCTCAACGGGCCCGTCAACCTCAAGGCCGTGCTCTCGCCTGAGGCGCAAAAGAGCCCCTTCATCATCAAGCCCGAGCAGCTCGGCTCCACGGCGGTGATTCATGACAAGGCGGTGATTGCCGCGGTGCGCGACAGCTGGATCAAGCGTTATACGCAGACCTTCTCCTGA